The following are encoded in a window of Bacillus xiapuensis genomic DNA:
- the ytxJ gene encoding bacillithiol system redox-active protein YtxJ, with amino-acid sequence MEKIELIADFERLLEENDRFFLMKHSSTCPVSANAFHEVQSFLTEEKEKGYYLTVQDSRELSNYIADKFAVIHQSPQVFLIIDGQAAWNESHWKITKETLKRL; translated from the coding sequence GTGGAAAAAATAGAATTAATTGCAGACTTTGAAAGACTGCTTGAAGAAAATGATCGGTTTTTCTTAATGAAACACAGCAGCACTTGTCCGGTGAGCGCCAATGCGTTTCATGAAGTTCAATCTTTTTTAACGGAGGAAAAGGAAAAAGGCTATTATTTAACGGTGCAGGATTCAAGAGAGCTTTCGAATTATATAGCGGATAAATTTGCGGTGATTCATCAGTCGCCACAGGTGTTCCTCATTATTGACGGCCAAGCTGCTTGGAATGAATCCCATTGGAAGATTACGAAAGAAACGCTCAAACGTCTTTAA
- a CDS encoding YtxH domain-containing protein, which produces MKKTNPNYESFELNTNYDDANMNTKDFFIGALIGGMVGAAAALLLAPKSGKELRDDLNLQAGSLKERASDWADMAKEKSGGLATAARSKTSSLAKAVQEQSDAALNKAKTIAPSSSSQSNSSEAEGLGDAAKEAMKETAATVSDKLEETKKIFDETEKNIGQSKESSKPASSAAANPADVKVNEKKTNGGQSSRANTNKSNHQQNSRSSRNQSKHNQK; this is translated from the coding sequence TTTGAATTAAACACTAATTATGATGACGCAAATATGAATACAAAGGATTTTTTCATCGGCGCGCTGATCGGCGGTATGGTCGGTGCAGCAGCAGCTTTGCTGTTGGCGCCTAAATCAGGAAAAGAGCTTCGCGATGATCTGAATTTGCAAGCAGGCTCTTTAAAAGAGCGGGCCAGCGACTGGGCGGATATGGCTAAAGAGAAGAGCGGAGGGCTCGCTACAGCAGCGAGAAGCAAAACATCCTCTCTCGCCAAAGCCGTGCAAGAGCAATCGGACGCTGCTTTGAATAAAGCAAAGACGATCGCTCCGTCCTCCAGCAGCCAGTCAAACAGCAGCGAAGCGGAAGGACTGGGCGATGCGGCGAAAGAAGCGATGAAAGAAACCGCGGCTACCGTGTCGGATAAGCTGGAAGAGACAAAGAAGATCTTTGACGAAACGGAAAAAAACATCGGCCAATCAAAGGAATCCTCTAAACCCGCTTCATCCGCCGCTGCGAATCCGGCAGATGTGAAGGTGAATGAGAAAAAGACAAACGGAGGCCAGTCAAGCCGAGCAAATACAAACAAGTCCAATCATCAGCAAAACAGCAGAAGCAGCAGAAATCAAAGCAAGCATAATCAGAAGTAA